Proteins encoded in a region of the Patagioenas fasciata isolate bPatFas1 chromosome 21, bPatFas1.hap1, whole genome shotgun sequence genome:
- the LOC136111022 gene encoding triggering receptor expressed on myeloid cells 2-like isoform X1 yields MQDKKDAKFLCSFLPAEQGGGKSSCSLARALFTFLQPPLLSLLCSTDMEKLMDFIFLVFLSASCAAENVTVVYGMEGGTVSVNCTYDPRQQRWREKSWCKQIDETKCQRVVSARRFWLPFLRNRNGTTSIRDNVQDGVLTVTMKRLRKQDAGMYQCRSDFLGETSSLRNVQVEVLTAAALETQLPEEPRAVQSISSIPPEADFTIFYIIAGFLVTKFMVAVLIFTIGNSRRNREAGQKNPNSNEQQVLPLAGDLAQDGIGPSWGSTA; encoded by the exons ATGCAGGACAAAAAAGATGCCAAGTTCCTGTGCTCATTCCTTCCGGCAGAGCAAGGAGGGGGGAAAAGCAGCTGCTCTTTGGCAAGAGCCCTTTTCACTTTTCTCCAGCCTCCTCTCTTGTCCCTGCTCTGCTCAACTGACATGGAGAAGCTCATGGACTTCATCTTCCTGGTCTTCTTGTCAG CGTCCTGTGCTGCAGAGAACGTCACTGTGGTGTATGGAATGGAGGGGGGCACCGTTTCTGTCAACTGCACCTACGACCCCCGGCAGCAGCGCTGGAGAGAGAAGAGCTGGTGCAAGCAGATCGATGAGACCAAGTGCCAACGCGTGGTGAGCGCCCGGCGCTTCTGGCTGCCGTTCCTGAGGAACAGGAATGGCACCACCTCCATCAGGGACAACGTCCAGGACGGCGTCCTGACAGTGACCATGAAGCGACTCAGGAAGCAGGACGCTGGGATGTACCAGTGCAGAAGTGACTTCCTGGGGGAGACAAGCAGCTTAAGGAACGTGCAAGTGGAGGTGCTGACAG CAGCTGCCCTGGAGACCCAGCTGCCGGAGGagcccagagctgtgcagagcATCTCCAG CATCCCTCCTGAAGCTGATTTCACCATCTTCTACATCATTGCTGGGTTCCTGGTTACGAAGTTCATGGTGGCTGTGCTAATCTTTACCATTggcaacagcagaaggaacagagAAGCAGGGCAGAAGAACCCAAACTCGAACGAGCAGCAGGTCCTCCCTTTGGCTGGTGACCTTGCACAGGATGGCATTGGGCCCTCCTGGGGGAGCACTGCCTAG
- the LOC136111022 gene encoding triggering receptor expressed on myeloid cells 2-like isoform X2 → MQDKKDAKFLCSFLPAEQGGGKSSCSLARALFTFLQPPLLSLLCSTDMEKLMDFIFLVFLSASCAAENVTVVYGMEGGTVSVNCTYDPRQQRWREKSWCKQIDETKCQRVVSARRFWLPFLRNRNGTTSIRDNVQDGVLTVTMKRLRKQDAGMYQCRSDFLGETSSLRNVQVEVLTAALETQLPEEPRAVQSISSIPPEADFTIFYIIAGFLVTKFMVAVLIFTIGNSRRNREAGQKNPNSNEQQVLPLAGDLAQDGIGPSWGSTA, encoded by the exons ATGCAGGACAAAAAAGATGCCAAGTTCCTGTGCTCATTCCTTCCGGCAGAGCAAGGAGGGGGGAAAAGCAGCTGCTCTTTGGCAAGAGCCCTTTTCACTTTTCTCCAGCCTCCTCTCTTGTCCCTGCTCTGCTCAACTGACATGGAGAAGCTCATGGACTTCATCTTCCTGGTCTTCTTGTCAG CGTCCTGTGCTGCAGAGAACGTCACTGTGGTGTATGGAATGGAGGGGGGCACCGTTTCTGTCAACTGCACCTACGACCCCCGGCAGCAGCGCTGGAGAGAGAAGAGCTGGTGCAAGCAGATCGATGAGACCAAGTGCCAACGCGTGGTGAGCGCCCGGCGCTTCTGGCTGCCGTTCCTGAGGAACAGGAATGGCACCACCTCCATCAGGGACAACGTCCAGGACGGCGTCCTGACAGTGACCATGAAGCGACTCAGGAAGCAGGACGCTGGGATGTACCAGTGCAGAAGTGACTTCCTGGGGGAGACAAGCAGCTTAAGGAACGTGCAAGTGGAGGTGCTGACAG CTGCCCTGGAGACCCAGCTGCCGGAGGagcccagagctgtgcagagcATCTCCAG CATCCCTCCTGAAGCTGATTTCACCATCTTCTACATCATTGCTGGGTTCCTGGTTACGAAGTTCATGGTGGCTGTGCTAATCTTTACCATTggcaacagcagaaggaacagagAAGCAGGGCAGAAGAACCCAAACTCGAACGAGCAGCAGGTCCTCCCTTTGGCTGGTGACCTTGCACAGGATGGCATTGGGCCCTCCTGGGGGAGCACTGCCTAG